The DNA window AAAAACGCTTCGTCGGCGTCGCGGACAGTGTCGACTTCGTAGGCCCCTTCTCGAACCGCAAGTCCCTCCTCGGTCGCTAACTCGAGGACGATACGTCGAGTGATGCCGGGCAGGACGTCTCGCTCCGTACTCGGCGTGTGGAGGACGCCGTCGCGGACGAAAAAGAGGGTACTCGTCGTCCCTTCCGTGACGTACCCCTCGAGATCGCGGACGAGCGCTTCGTCGGCGACGTCGGTTTCGCCGTCACGGTCGGACCGGAGCTCCACTCGAGCGAGGATGCCGGTGAGGTAGTTGTGCGTCTTCGCCGCGGCCGGAATCGACGCGTCAGGTACGGCTCGCGTTTCGACCGTCTGCACCGTCGCTGGCCCGTCCCAGACCGACGTGCTCTCGAGTCCGCCCCGCGGAAGCGGACTGGCGTAGACGACGACCGTCGGGTCGACTTCGGGGGCGGGGGTGAGTTTTCCCGGTTGGACGCCGCGAGTGATCGACAGCCGAACGGAGGCGTCTGCGAGTCCGTTCGCCTCGAGCGTCTCGTCGATTCTGCTCCGGAGGTCGGTCCCCGTGAGCCCGTGATCGAGTGCCAGCGCGTCGCAGGTCCGCTCGAGGCGCGCGAGGTGTGCGTCCCACTCGAAAATCGTACCGCCGTAGGCTCGCATGGTCTCGAACGCGCCGTCGCCGTAGCGAAAGCCGCGGTCGTCGACGCTGACCGTGGCCTCGTCTGCCGGGACGAGGTCGCCGTCGACGTGGTAGACGCGCTCTCGTTCTCGCTCTTGCTCTTGTTCGTGCCCTCGCTCGTGTTCGTGCCCTCGCTCGTGTTCGTGCACTCCCTCACTGCCCGCCTCGTCGTCTCGATCAGCCATGTCGTTCCTCCGTCGCGAGTCGGCAGAAGTTCTCGATCATTCGCTTGCCGACCTCGAGTGAGATATCGTCGTCACCCTCGTCTCGACGGCGCGTGAGGATGCTCTCGGGATGGAACTGAA is part of the Natronorubrum sediminis genome and encodes:
- a CDS encoding aminotransferase class IV; translation: MADRDDEAGSEGVHEHERGHEHERGHEQEQERERERVYHVDGDLVPADEATVSVDDRGFRYGDGAFETMRAYGGTIFEWDAHLARLERTCDALALDHGLTGTDLRSRIDETLEANGLADASVRLSITRGVQPGKLTPAPEVDPTVVVYASPLPRGGLESTSVWDGPATVQTVETRAVPDASIPAAAKTHNYLTGILARVELRSDRDGETDVADEALVRDLEGYVTEGTTSTLFFVRDGVLHTPSTERDVLPGITRRIVLELATEEGLAVREGAYEVDTVRDADEAFLTNRTWELRPIATLDGHDIGSGPITDLLSRRYDERVERVCYGDSAEK